Genomic window (Zingiber officinale cultivar Zhangliang chromosome 2B, Zo_v1.1, whole genome shotgun sequence):
GAGACTAGTGAGACAAAATGAGATCATTGTCTTCATCATAGCTGATACAGGAATGTAGTGCCAACATGCAAGCTCAAAGTCTCATGAGCACCATACcagaaattttttctttttttttcaaatgtgTCTTGGGTTACTTCGGAACTATTTCGATATCAGAATCTCACAAGTCATTAAACATAACTCAATGTAGATGAACAAAAAAATACTCATATGTCAAGAAAGAGGGCTGCTATAGAATGATATTTTATCAAAAGCACATTGAAAAAGTTTGATTGCAATACTTTGTCTGCAGGGATTTTAGGTCGAGAAGATTGCAGAACTCCAAAAGCTAACGCTTTACTGCATAGGCAATGGAGGCAGCAGCTACAACAGTAGAGACAGTAGGATAAACCCAAGTCCAAATTCCATCCTTCGGAGTAGCCTCTGCAAGGGAACCATGCAAAACCTTGATTTCACTGTTCAATTCTTCTATCTTTAAAGCTCTGCACTCAAGAACGGCCTTGATGGTTTCCAATTCCCCTGCCATATCATTGATATTCTCACATGACTCATGTTCAGTGACAACTTCTCTTCCAACATTGTTCGCATTGCCCTCTTCTGTACCATTGATGATCTTTGAGGTACTCCTTAGCATGGCCACAACCCTTGACAATCTTTCATCTGCAGCTCTGGCCTTCTCATCCATCTCTTTGATTACTTGCATGCTGCTACTCAGGTTTTTAGACAAAGATTCATTTTCTCTAGCCAAAGCATCACTTTCTATCTTAATTCTTTCGTTCTCTGCAACAAAACTCTCAAATGATGCCATAGCTTTTTGAAGCTCTGCATGCACATTGTCCCTTTCCTTCTGTAACTCTTCTATCTGCAAACTCAGGCCCTTCACTTCTTCATTAGCAACATTCAGGTCAGACACATTAGACATAAGGTCTGCAACCTCTCTTTGCAAATCAGAGATTTCAGCATCCTGCTTAGTTCTTGTTTCTTGGATTGCCTCTTTCTCCTTTTCAACCCTTTTGACAGCAACCCTCAAACTATCAATCTCTTTTTCATATTCATTTTTCTGATTATCAATGGCAAGCTGCAATTTTCCATTGTCCTTTACAATAGAGTCAAACTCCTTCCTCAAACTCTCTGTCTCCCTTGTAGCCATAACTTTCAGGTCCTCTTCCTCTGCAAGCTTCTTCTGGCTCAGATCTCTCTCTGATACTGCCTGATACATAGCCTTCTTGACATCATTGTGTTCTTCGGTAACCAACTCTAAACGTTCGTTGGCCTCTCTGAGAGTGAGAGCTGCATCTGCTAAAGCCAACTTCTGatctaaatttttcttttcttgcTCCAAAACCTTACTCTGCAAACTACAAATTGAAGCCTCAAACACGATTTTGTCCTGGTCAATTTCACATTCAATACCACGAAGTCTTTCAGACAATGCTTCCATCTCCTTGATAAAATTCAACTTTTCTTCCTTGTATTCTTGGTGAATTTTCACAATCATTTCTTTCAGAGCAACATATTCTTCAGTAAAATGATTCATCTTCTTCGTCGTCGTTTCAAGTTCCAAAGACATCGCTTCAAATTCCCTTTTGCATGCATCCTTCTCCAAGATTGCAGTCTTCAAAACTTTTTCTATCTCACCCTTCTCTTTCAAAACTAGCTGTAATTTGTCACTATCGTTCCTCAAAGCTTCCTCCAATGAAGTAACCTTCACTAACAAGGCGGCCTTCTCCGCTTCCAAGGATTGGATGTTAACCTTTCTCTGCTCAAGTTCGGACAAAAGCATCTCGGACGCCTTCCGCACCTCTGCCTCTCTTTCCTCTGCCCGACGCTCCATTTTCTCGAGTTCAACCAGGGCCGATTCCCTCCCCTTGGTTGACTCATCCAACGCCTTCTTAATCGCACCCTTCTCTTCGTCTAGCAGTTTCAACTCGTAACGAGCACGAGCGAGAGCCTCCTCCGTAGATCTGGCCTTCCCCTCCGCTGCTTTCTTCTCGTCAGCCATCTCAGCAAGACGGAAGGAGACGACAAGGCTGGTGATGCCGCGCTGGAGGTCGCCAGTAAATTGATTTTCCGCGGATATCTCGTCCAACTTCTTCTTCCGCTCATTTGCCTTCCCGACCAGTATCCGGTTCAGCGTCTTGAGGTTTTCCAGTTCCACGGTGTCTCGCGCCGTGTCTCTAGGATGCTGCGAATCCGCTGCTGGCGCATCCGACGGCCGAGCGGTTGCTGCGGCGGCCGAGGCTGCCTTCTTCTTGGCCATCGGAGAGCGGCGATTCTTTACAGGTCCGGCGAAGTCGAGGATTAGGTGGGCTAGGGTTTACACTGGTAACTGAAACGATGGCAAGATAACGTATTTATAGCGAGAAGGGGAAGTGAAGCGCCGGCGGTGCATAGGAAGGGAAGGTAGGAAAGTTAGAGGATTTGCTGACCTACACAAAACAGGAATCAATCCATTACCATTATTATTTCTACGTCACAATCAAATCCTTTCGTTTCTTTACGTGTTTCCTGTATCATTTGCACAGTCGAATCAAACTTGGATACGGGAGATATTGCCTCTCTTCGGAATTTGAATGCGCGGTGGAAACGGACGATCGAGATTTCTCtatcctcttttctttttttttaattcaggCTTTTTCAAAATCGTTTATTCCTGTCCAACGACGTTGTAAATTAAGAACTTGCAATgcctataaatatatataggcaAAGTAGTGCCGCGTCGTTGATCAGGCATCGAAGCTTCAAGATTCGTGTACCATGTACGACGCGCGAGCGTGACTTGGAGTTAATCGGAGGCCAGTTGTTCCCGCAGCAGGGGAGATGAGAAACAAGAGACGCACGTTGATAATGGTCCTTTGTGACCTGAATTATATAGGGATTTTCCAtgaaattttaattgttattttctGAGCATTTGCCTTCTATTTACTTAGAAAACTCTGTCTCGTGACACCTTCGATTTGCCTTGGGGTTTTCTTATCCACATGGATGCTTTGCCTTTGTGGATAAGAAATAGGAAGAAGGAAAAACAACTCACTTTCCGACGATGGTGACTCGTAGCTAGACCACATGCTCGTATTGGTTTCGCGTGATTCGTAGTGAGCTCATGAATATTATATTCTTGAAAATATCTCTCCCTTTCTCTATagatttaactttaaattattttaaattaaaattaatttatttctaaattttttttaatgtatttataTGTTTGGATCTAAATTTGATAACATAAATTAAAAAACGTGAATTAAATTGAAAGTACAtcgatatattttttattttaccaaTTCAAAAATTCACTTATAGAATTTAGATCTGGCAAAAATACATTAAAGAGAATTTTAGGAATacattagttttaattttaatgatttGAAATTCTTTAAGTTCATAAGTCAATGTATGATAAAACTGACTAATGAATCTATAccatttgaaaattaaaaaatttaatattttttgaatcatatgagttCTATTAATTTATCCATGGTATGGATTAGTAAATATTATTATTCTACGCTTTATAATGAGcctctaataaattttataagtcggtgtaaatttaaaaatatactaTTCTAAATATGAGACATATATGAAAGAAGTTTTTCGGAGtacattaattttaatttaaaataatttagaattttttaattttattaatccgTTTTGATGAAAATTGAGTATAATATATGATTTGAATATTATAAAAATTGAGTATATGATAACTTGTTTAGTAAAATATAATTGACTGTTTGTAGTTGAAGTTTTCTTTGAGTTCCATATATGAAAGAATATGGATggaaattatgaaaaataatattttattcataatttaatattcaaaattCCCTCTGTACATTATCTCAGAACACCTTTGATTGATAAGGTTGTATTCATTTCAAGATGGAGCACAAACGATATTTCGGATATGGATTAAacattattttgatattttttttaaaaaaaaaagatgatatACATAATTagtagtttttttatttttttttgtcatgAATTTTGTAGGATAATTTGTCATTTTTGAAATTCCATAGGTGTTTTTCTTttaaagagaaattatatggcaaAACGAAATTTTGCTTATTTTAGTTAGTTTTACACGCGGAAGAGTTTGGATGCTTATGCAATTTCGCCTCACCGCCAAGCGGCCGGAGAAAACCTAATGCCGCATGCTCTTCCGTGTCGTCGCCGCCCAGAGATGAAGATCCCGAGGTACGAAGGCCAAACCCTCGAATCAATTAGTCGCCCTCGTCTCCCTTCTCTGTCGTGTTGCATCAACCGGGTTGATtgctccttttttttctttcgtGTGTCTATCGGCGAATTGATGGCTATTATCATCAATGCAGTTTTGTTTGCATTATTGGGTCTCGTATTATCAATCAATGCTGCCCCTATAGTTCCGAATCTCTTTTTCCCTAGGACTTTGAAAATTGATAATTCCTAGGGAGTTTGATCTAATGGGGAAACAACGTGATTTTATCTCCTTCAGATTCTAATTACAACCAATTAATTCGGAACTTATTTTGATGTTTATAGTTCAAAATGTTTGTTTGTATGTAGAATTTCTATCCATAACAAATCAGGGATCTTTTGATTGCTTTTACGCATAGGAATGTTTGAAGTTGTTGTTCCGTTATAATTTCCCATTCATTTAGTTCATTTGCATTTTACCAAATAAGGTTTGCTCTTTTGTTGTTGCTTGTTAAGATGTCCAATGTGTCTATTGCTTAACAACATCTGGTAAACTGTACTTGACTGATGGATATCTTATCTTATCTTCAAATGTTTCTTCAATGTTGTTTAACCCCTTGCAATAATCTTTTACATCTAGGGATTGATAAAAGGTAGGCTATAAATGAACAAGATGCCTGCGAATAGGCTCGATTTTCAGCtcaataattttatttatcaacttatctaaattttaattatgatCAAATTTCTCTATTTTTTATTCAGATACATGAAAAAATATGGTTCATTATAATTTCTAGAATTTAAAGTTCTatacaatttaaaataaaaatactatGTTTCATTTATTCAATCAATATTTTAACTAAATTACAAGGATAACAATGTCTCTATTTGGGTTTGATAAAAAGTTCTAGCTCAGCTAAGCTTGATAAGGATTTTAATAGGGAAGTTTAAACAAGCTCGATAAGTACTAAATGAACAATCTTGAATATGGTCAAACTTGGCTTGACCTGGTTTGGCTCATTTTCACCCTTAGAAAGGAGCTACCTGCCTAAATAAAACCAGAGAGATGAGAGACTTGTGTTTCTAATTGGGGAATCCTCCCTTATGAGTCATTTGTAACCTACCCGAAGTGTTCCATTTGAAATTTCTCCACTATCCAttattctctcttttttttccatGTATGTAAGAGATTATATTTATGCATCTACAAACATCTAGAAAGTTCAATTCCAACCTTAAGGAACAACCTAATTTGTTTGCTGGTCTTTTACATTCACATCATCTTAATCTTCTTTTGAACCTTCCATAATTTGGATCGCTGTGGTTCTAGTATTGACCAGGAGTTTCAATTGGTTCATAGGGTCTCAACAAGTGACTTCCTATACGTAGTTAAACATGAGTCAATTAGCATtacagaaaaattaaaaaataacaagTAAAAACTAGAAAAGAGAAGATTCTGGATGTATGTAATGATCAACATAAAAAATGAGAGATGAGCCAAATTGGTGGTTTGGATCACTTAGATCTGGTTCTTTTAATACTTAGTTTTGGTCGAGCCCTCAGGCAATTATTTGTTTGCCTCTCAACCAAAATCATTTGATATACCATGCATGCTACTTTGATAACCTAATGAGATCTATATGCAGTTGTGGATCAGTAATCTTGCTAAATCACATGAACTTTTGTCTGTTTGACTTatttgttttagtttttttttctttgtattctTTGTCTTTTCTATAACTTTTTCTCCTTGCCACGGACAAGTTGTTCAATTTCTAAACTTACTGTGATGGTGAACCTATTTGTTCTAGTTTGTTTTCTGAGTTCATCTTGTCTATATTTTTTGCTCCTTGTTGCTAGTTAttcaatttctaaaattattatgaTCGGCAGTATTTCTAGGACTTGAATTTTGGTCTCGAGTTTAAGAATGTCTCGAGTTCAAGAATGATAGTTGAGAAGAATCTCTGAAAATTCTATAGAGATGACAGTTtatatatgcagattttgttttctCAGTAAGTGATAGATAAATAACATAACTTCTTTAGTATGTTTAGGGACTACTAGTTTTatgggtgatcctgtccgaaggctgagtcggacgaaggctggtcgcgacggcctggttgttgacggaaagtcgtgggtgattcggctcccacgggcggctgacgctgctgcaggcccctgcacacactcagacgatcccctccgttagagaccaaaaccccagggaaaaagtccccgggtcaggccctccgacgctcaagtcaggtactttttccccagaaaacgcagagagaaaaaaaacgactgaaagtgaaaagtttgtggaaaaaagtgatgagagagcgtacccgcgtacgaagaATCCCCCTCCTTTTATGCATCGCCTCCCTTCTAGAACCTGCAAGCatctcagaaaacgttagacgctgggctttgtcatgTAGTGAAGGACACCTGTCTGGCTACTATTGGTTAGGGAGGCATCTtctcgtttaggaacctccgcctttgcgCAGGGACTTTGTCATGTAGTGAAAGACACTTGTCTGGTTATTACTGGTTATGGAGGCATCTtctcgtttaggaacctccgcctgtGCGTATGTCTCCTGGTATGTGATGATTACCTCCTCACCTCCTCCTGTCAGACCTGCTCCCCAGCTTTTAAGCGCAGCCTGTAGTCGAGTTGTCCCTGAATAGCTCTGCTGATTCCAACCTGGACTatgtgacttatgctccgggccttcgaacgcatgcctgtagatcgagctgtctctgaacagctatgccgatcccgacttgtaccgtgtgacttatgctccgggccttcgaacgcaggcctgtagatcgagctgtctctgaacaTCTCTGCTGATCCCAACTTGTACCGTGTGACTTATGCCCCGGGCATTCaaacgcaggcctgtagatcgagctgtctctgaacagctctgttGATCCCGACTTGTACCGTGTGACTTATGCCCcgggccttcgaacgcaggcctgtagatcgagctgtctctgaacagcCCTGCTGATCCCGACTTgtaccgtgtgacttatgctccgggccttcgaacgcaggcctgtagatcgagctgtctctaaacagctctgccgatcccgacttgtaccgtgtgacttatgctccgggccttcgaacgcaggcctgtagatcgagttgTCTCTGAACAGCCCTGCTGATCCCGACTTgtaccgtgtgacttatgctccgggccttcgaacgcaggcctgtagatcgagctgtctctgaacagcCCTGCTGATCCCGACTTgtaccgtgtgacttatgctccgggccttcgaacgcaggcctgtagatcaagccgtctctgaacagctctgccgatcccgacctgtatcctgtGTTTTGCCCGTCGTCTCCCTTTGTCTTTCAACTATTTTGTCCCCTTGATCGacaagtctgcctgacctctgactaccACATATGTTTGACTTTGACTGcccagtcagcttgactattgactgccacatcatcttgacttttgaccactatatggccttgacccttctcaccctttccttttgggcccctccattgccagcCGTATCAATGGGATATCTCGGATGTGACAACATGACTTTCTTTAGCTATGGGACAATGACCATCTTGTATATTTCACCATTTTTAATcatgatgtttatttatcttcagAACTTGCAAGATAATATAAATTTGTTAAGACATGGTTATTCAACCGAGTTGTTTGAGCATTGTTACTCTACTAGGAAATTAGTCAATCATTAATAATCGAGGAAATAGCTACCTGAAAACATGATTAGGTATGAGATTTCCCTTCATGCTATCCTGTAAGCCTTCAATTCGAGGGCAATCTGTTGAGAAGTTCTGATGTTTGGTAGAAAAATGAGCTCCTTGTTGATTGATCAGGATTAAAGCCTAGACACTTTGGCATCAGTAGGTTCAGGTCATGTTTTCTAATGAAACATTCTTTTTGAGGTACAATCTTAGGTTCCTTCCAAGCTCAAGCTCCTTTTTGGGGTGCATGATTTTAAATCTCACGCAGTGTATGAAAACACATACACGAGCCTGTTGATCTTCCTACACGATTTCCTGCAACCCCCGGACTTTGCATTAATAGCTGTTTCTGCAATTCTTATCTATTAAACCCAAAGTATAGTGTGCATTTTTGCCGGTTTTCTTTTCTTCCAGTGGAAGTCAACTCAATGATACTTATATTGTATGACAGTAGACTGAACATGCCCATCCAACTTTTCTTAGGAGCATATTAATTAACTAGCTGCCTTTGCTGTGGTGACTTCCTGTTACCATCATGCTTCGTTCAAGTGTTTTACTTTATCAAGATTGATTAAAAAAGGATAAAATCTTGTGTTCCCTTTCCATTCGATAGCTTCTGAATTGGTCATGACTTTTGCAACTGCGCTTGTGAGATTCTGTTCAACTGCCTTCTTCTTAAAGAATTGGACGTGTTGTAGTTGTGGGCGAAGTAATACTGGTGACCTACTTGTACAAGAAGCACAATTCGCGGGGACTCGTTCACGCAACTTTTCGTGCTGCTTATCTTCGCACTAAATATCTCTTTTGCTTAGAAAATTAAGATGCAGATCTTGCTAATTGTTCTTCCTCTGTTTCCATTTTTTGCTGAAGAAACTGAAAGAAGCTGCCGTAAAAAACCTGCACTGGCATGGCGTTTCTTCACAGAATTCATGGTCTCTCATGGTGCTGCACGTGAAAGGGACCTCAGGTACTTCGTTTGTCAGACAAGCCACGTTACCTAACGTCGGTGATTCAGCTAAGAATTCCTCGGTCCCTCTCCAGATTGGCTTTGGCTACAGCTGGAAGTAACGAAGAACCAGAGAGAAGCTATAAATTGCTGGTGGGATTAGTTGGAGGAGGTAGGGGGCGAGGAAGAGAGCCATGGACAAGCATTCGAAGGCCTGCCACAGGATTCTCCCCAAGCGTATCATTCTGGTCCGGCACGGGGAGAGCCAGGGCAACCTGGACATGGCTGCGTACACCACCACGCCGGACTATCGGATCCCACTCACGCGGCTGGGCGTCGAGCAGGCTCGCACCGCCGGGGAGAAGATCAAGGTGGTGGTGTCGGAAGGCGAGCGGTGGAAGGTCTACTTCTACGTGTCGCCGTACGAACGTACACGGGCGACGCTGCGGGAGATCGGCCGCGCCTTCTCCCGGGGAAGGATCATCGGCGCCCGGGAGGAGTGCCGAATCCGCGAGCAGGACTTCGGCAACTTCCAGGTGGAGGAGCGGATGAAGGCCATCAAGCAGACGCGGGAGCGCTTCGGCCGCTTCTTCTTCCGCTTCCCGGAGGGCGAGTCCGCCGCCGACGTCTTCGACCGCGTCGCGAGTACGATCCTTCCGTTGACATCTCGATGTTCCCATCTGAGTTCGAATCAATTCCGACGTTTTGTTTACACTCGACAGGCTTCATGGAGTCGCTGTGGCGAGACATCGAGATGAGGCGGCTGGAGCAGGACGAGAGCATGGATCTGAATATGGTGATCGTGTCGCACGGGCTGACGTCGAGGGTGTTCCTGATGAAGTGGTTCAAGTGGACGGTGGAACAGTTCGAGATGCTGAGCAACCTGGACAACTGCGAGCTCCGCGTGATGCAGCTCGGCCCCGGCGGCGAGTACAGCCTCGCCATCCACCACTCCCGGGAGGAGCTCCAGCGTTGGGGGCTCTCGCCGGAGATGATCGCCGATCAGCAGTGGCGGGCCTCCGCCACCCACGGCAGCTGGTACGATAACTGCCCCTGGCATCTCGACAGCTTCTTCGGCCGTTTCCACGACTCCGAGTCGTCGTCATCGTCGTCGTCGGAGGAGGAATCTTCCCACGACCATTCCGGCGCATGAATCATCACCATTAATTTATTTTtcctgtttatttatttatttatttgatttaaattgtaACTCGACGCTTTCTTTTGAAATGTTACATAAAACGACAAACCAACAACTATGAACTAGCGCGTCGACGACGCTGTGGGAGGCGTGGCGGAAGAGAGGGAGACCGGCGGCGCTGCCATGGCGCCGCTGCTTGAGCCGTGGCTTTCGTGCCCCGTCAAGCGCGTGCCGGATGGATGGGCCAGGTCACAGCCGCCTCGATGGCCATCTTTAATACGCATCCAATTAGATTTAATGATAGGGCGGCTGGCGCTGTCGGTCAAACACCCACGTCTCCTGCTCCCATTATTAAtcctctcttcattttctccGCTCCGCCGCCACAATCTCGTTTCTCTCGGCGACCTCCGCCGCTCTTTATATTCCACCTCACCTCGTCTCCTTTCCTTCCACTGCAATCCAAATCTGTACCTAATCGCTGCGAGAATACGCCTCATGGCTCCGAGGTCGAAGGATGGCGACGTAGGTGGAGATCAGGGGAGGGAAGTGCGGTTCCGGGGGGTGAGGAAGCGGCCGTGGGGGCGGTACGCGGCGGAGATCCGTGACCCGGTGAAGAAGAGCCGCGTCTGGCTCGGCACCTTCGACGCCGCCGAGGAGGCGGCGCGCGCCTACGACGCCGCAGCGATCCAGCTCCGTGGTCCCAAGGCCAAGACCAACTTCCCCCGCCTCCCGGTTTCCCTCGCCGCCGTCGACCCCTACAGCGCAGGATCCTCCGCCCCTTCTCCACGCGCCGCAGCTGCTGCCCGCCCGGCGCCGGACCTCGAGCTCGGCCGC
Coding sequences:
- the LOC122046332 gene encoding phosphoglycerate mutase-like protein AT74, whose translation is MDKHSKACHRILPKRIILVRHGESQGNLDMAAYTTTPDYRIPLTRLGVEQARTAGEKIKVVVSEGERWKVYFYVSPYERTRATLREIGRAFSRGRIIGAREECRIREQDFGNFQVEERMKAIKQTRERFGRFFFRFPEGESAADVFDRVASFMESLWRDIEMRRLEQDESMDLNMVIVSHGLTSRVFLMKWFKWTVEQFEMLSNLDNCELRVMQLGPGGEYSLAIHHSREELQRWGLSPEMIADQQWRASATHGSWYDNCPWHLDSFFGRFHDSESSSSSSSEEESSHDHSGA
- the LOC122046331 gene encoding ethylene-responsive transcription factor 8-like; its protein translation is MAPLLEPWLSCPVKRVPDGWARSQPPRWPSLIRIQLDLMIGRLALSVKHPRLLLPLLILSSFSPLRRHNLVSLGDLRRSLYSTSPRLLSFHCNPNLYLIAARIRLMAPRSKDGDVGGDQGREVRFRGVRKRPWGRYAAEIRDPVKKSRVWLGTFDAAEEAARAYDAAAIQLRGPKAKTNFPRLPVSLAAVDPYSAGSSAPSPRAAAAARPAPDLELGRAYARLAPARPLSFLEAVVMPERAAGRSSGSYFGAAPPTDLPGIKDATLSRNYPASLTPAKKLPFDVDLNMPPAAEVA
- the LOC122048449 gene encoding M protein, serotype 24-like; its protein translation is MAKKKAASAAAATARPSDAPAADSQHPRDTARDTVELENLKTLNRILVGKANERKKKLDEISAENQFTGDLQRGITSLVVSFRLAEMADEKKAAEGKARSTEEALARARYELKLLDEEKGAIKKALDESTKGRESALVELEKMERRAEEREAEVRKASEMLLSELEQRKVNIQSLEAEKAALLVKVTSLEEALRNDSDKLQLVLKEKGEIEKVLKTAILEKDACKREFEAMSLELETTTKKMNHFTEEYVALKEMIVKIHQEYKEEKLNFIKEMEALSERLRGIECEIDQDKIVFEASICSLQSKVLEQEKKNLDQKLALADAALTLREANERLELVTEEHNDVKKAMYQAVSERDLSQKKLAEEEDLKVMATRETESLRKEFDSIVKDNGKLQLAIDNQKNEYEKEIDSLRVAVKRVEKEKEAIQETRTKQDAEISDLQREVADLMSNVSDLNVANEEVKGLSLQIEELQKERDNVHAELQKAMASFESFVAENERIKIESDALARENESLSKNLSSSMQVIKEMDEKARAADERLSRVVAMLRSTSKIINGTEEGNANNVGREVVTEHESCENINDMAGELETIKAVLECRALKIEELNSEIKVLHGSLAEATPKDGIWTWVYPTVSTVVAAASIAYAVKR